The Choristoneura fumiferana chromosome 11, NRCan_CFum_1, whole genome shotgun sequence genome includes a region encoding these proteins:
- the LOC141432920 gene encoding uncharacterized protein: protein MRDGLTLPPVPQGAQQPLQKIDHKNILPDFDPSTKNQRIDIWLKKVNECASVYGWDERTTTHFAMQKLQGLAKTWYQSLNTILFTWSEWQEKLISAFPCEQNYGQTLEDMIKRKSKFNEPIEVYYYEKLSLINQCEIEGRRAVDCIIHGLSDRGLRLGALALRCSQPDQLLQYLLSNKDPNQFSGGDRLPLRNKNFSNTNVNNARSEGKPTPPIGCYNCREKGHSFLYCPKPLVRCTQCNKVGHTAEKCYSKTGDKPNKTTVAIGKTMRIDYVDKDVVSNRDSKFIKDVQLNDVSFRAFIDFGSDVTLVRESAARELGVPHDNVLSFMKGFGNDIVQSLGGLTVNVSVDGVNATVLCKVVSDHLLEMPVLIGQSFTEQPHISVYKDVNQLQFFMSATNCLVLQ, encoded by the coding sequence atgagGGATGGTTTGACATTACCGCCCGTACCTCAAGGCGCTCAACAACCGCTCCAAAAGATagatcataaaaatattttacctgaTTTCGATCCTTCTACCAAGAATCAGCGCATTGATATTTGGTTAAAGAAGGTCAACGAGTGCGCTTCAGTGTACGGGTGGGATGAACGAACTACTACTCATTTCGCTATGCAGAAATTGCAAGGTCTGGCCAAGACGTGGTACCAAAGTCTTAATACGATTCTTTTTACCTGGTCAGAGTGGCAGGAAAAGTTAATTAGCGCGTTTCCATGCGAGCAAAACTATGGACAGACCTTGGAAGACATGATTAAAAGAAAAAGCAAATTTAATGAACCTATAGAAGTGtattattacgaaaaattaagtctTATAAATCAATGTGAAATAGAAGGTAGACGTGCCGTAGACTGTATAATACACGGTCTCAGTGATAGGGGACTTAGGTTAGGTGCGTTGGCGCTACGCTGCTCCCAGCCCGATCAATTATTGCAATATTTGCTTAGTAATAAAGACCCTAATCAATTTAGCGGTGGGGACAGACTCCCACTTAGGAATAAAAACTTTAGTAACACTAACGTTAACAATGCGAGGTCGGAGGGTAAGCCAACACCGCCAATCGGGTGTTATAATTGTAGGGAAAAGGGTCATAGCTTTTTGTACTGCCCTAAACCGTTGGTAAGATGCACGCAGTGCAATAAAGTAGGCCACACTGCCGAAAAATGCTATAGCAAGACAGGTGATAAACCAAACAAAACCACTGTCGCAATTGGTAAAACCATGCGCATTGATTATGTAGATAAGGACGTTGTTAGTAATCGAGATTCTAAGTTTATAAAGGATGTGCAGTTGAACGATGTTTCATTTAGGGCCTTCATAGATTTTGGGAGCGATGTTACCTTAGTAAGAGAATCTGCTGCTAGAGAATTAGGAGTGCCTCATGACAACGTATTATCGTTTATGAAAGGGTTTGGCAATGACATAGTTCAGTCATTAGGAGGGCTCACCGTTAATGTAAGCGTCGATGGTGTGAATGCTACCGTTTTGTGCAAAGTTGTAAGCGATCATTTGTTGGAAATGCCTGTCCTTATTGGACAGTCATTTACGGAGCAGCCACACATATCGGTTTACAAGGACGTGAATCAATTGCAATTCTTTATGTCGGCAACGAATTGCCTAGTCCTGCAGTAA